The Limnochorda sp. LNt genome includes a region encoding these proteins:
- a CDS encoding carbohydrate kinase family protein, producing MSYVLVAGEALVDMVSQQPGVPLEQVVSFERCPGGAPANVAVGLARLGVPVRFVGVVGDDPFGRFLRGFLADNGVDVSGMRLTAEALTTLAFVANREGGERQFAFYRKPGADTLLRSEDLDAGTVRRAAVLHHGTVTLADEPGRSALLAALEEARAAGVTVSLDVNYRAALWGDPARALDEMRAAIDRADLVKVSREELALLAGRTGREGALRLLAAHRRVALLVVTEGADGSWAVGRDGQSAAAPTFAVEAVDTTGAGDAFWAALLWRLWEAATRQGVPVVEAARRMSPAELARALRFANAAGALAVRVRGAMTALPTRSEVETLVEAGSR from the coding sequence GTGTCCTACGTCCTCGTCGCCGGAGAGGCCCTCGTCGACATGGTCTCGCAACAGCCGGGCGTCCCGCTGGAGCAGGTCGTCTCCTTCGAGCGCTGCCCCGGCGGGGCGCCGGCCAACGTGGCCGTGGGCCTGGCCCGGTTGGGGGTGCCGGTGCGGTTCGTGGGCGTCGTGGGCGACGACCCCTTCGGCAGGTTCTTGCGGGGCTTCCTCGCGGACAACGGCGTGGACGTGTCGGGGATGCGCCTGACGGCCGAGGCCCTGACGACCCTGGCCTTCGTCGCCAACCGGGAGGGCGGGGAGCGCCAGTTCGCCTTCTACCGCAAGCCGGGGGCCGACACGCTGCTGCGGTCGGAGGACCTCGACGCCGGGACGGTGCGGCGAGCAGCCGTCTTGCACCACGGCACCGTGACGTTGGCCGACGAGCCGGGGCGGTCCGCCCTGCTGGCCGCCCTCGAGGAGGCCCGGGCCGCCGGCGTCACCGTCTCGCTGGACGTCAACTACCGAGCGGCGCTCTGGGGGGATCCCGCCCGGGCCCTCGACGAGATGCGCGCGGCCATCGACCGGGCCGACCTCGTCAAGGTGAGCCGGGAGGAACTGGCGCTCCTGGCCGGCCGGACCGGCCGGGAGGGAGCCCTGCGCCTGCTGGCGGCGCACCGTCGCGTCGCGCTGCTCGTGGTCACCGAGGGAGCCGACGGGAGCTGGGCGGTGGGGCGGGACGGCCAGTCGGCGGCCGCGCCGACTTTTGCCGTCGAGGCCGTGGACACGACGGGGGCGGGCGACGCCTTCTGGGCGGCGCTGCTCTGGCGCCTTTGGGAGGCCGCCACCCGGCAGGGAGTGCCGGTCGTCGAGGCGGCCCGCCGGATGTCCCCCGCCGAGCTGGCGCGGGCCTTGCGCTTCGCCAACGCGGCGGGCGCCCTGGCCGTACGGGTGAGGGGCGCGATGACCGCGTTGCCGACCCGGTCCGAGGTGGAGACGTTGGTCGAGGCAGGCTCCCGGTGA
- a CDS encoding efflux RND transporter permease subunit — MNLLARLVLQRPWLVLGVLLAITVAFAAFLPRLGISSDVASMVPEDDPVVRQLVDVVTEFGSQDVLMVVISGADVYRPETLEKAWRIAEELEAIPGVASVLSPLDAELVTGSELGLEIQPVASAPPSTPEEIAAFRARLARSPAAAPLVSTDGTALAMVVTLEPDMAYGQEFNQVVAPRLEAVVAAHRGPESVRVVGQPYLSYTISHSIRRDLFFLFPLAVLVVLASLYASFRTPAALVLPMVPVGMGLVWVLGLMAALGYRLSIVSAALPVLLVVVGSASGIHILSRYQGFRQQGLPHHEAVRRVVHSLSAALVMVSLTDAAGFASLVTAFARPVREFGVFTAVAVLFALLASLAAVPAILALREPSMPTRRAGGPSGATGRRDQEPGQGLGPATPWQHQARRLSAAMTRPTGVAIIAAGVLVALGLATGIPRIRIETNLLEYFGPQNAVVAATRDVERLFGGASTLSVVVDTGQPDGVKDPTLLERVDRFQQSIAGMEAVAQVQSITDVLRQVNRALHADDPAADRIPPTPEAVAQELLLFTFQGGSGLDALVDYDYSKLRIMARVATLPTHESRALVEAIEAEARDAFAGLPVEVTVAGTPRIVVRLQERFVSSQLQSIALAFVVVAVIVALLMRSWRAGLLALMPLVLTVAVQFGVMGFAGIALDIATSMIAAITIGVGVDYGIHLISRYRQERRAGLPAGPALEATLASTGRAVAVNAVTLSAGFAVLIFSDFRAVSVLGLLLALTMLVSALATLLPLAASLVRVADEDVRREAGAAHGLSGGQARAGTLPPRRPQA, encoded by the coding sequence GTGAACCTTCTGGCCAGGCTCGTACTCCAGCGACCGTGGCTGGTGCTCGGCGTGCTGCTGGCGATCACCGTCGCCTTCGCCGCCTTTCTCCCGAGGCTGGGCATCTCCAGCGACGTGGCGTCGATGGTGCCCGAAGACGATCCGGTGGTGCGCCAGCTGGTCGACGTCGTGACCGAGTTCGGTTCGCAGGACGTGCTGATGGTGGTCATCTCCGGTGCCGACGTCTACCGGCCGGAGACCCTGGAGAAGGCGTGGCGCATCGCCGAAGAGCTCGAAGCCATCCCAGGGGTCGCCTCGGTGCTGTCGCCGCTCGACGCGGAGCTCGTCACCGGCTCCGAGCTGGGTCTCGAGATCCAGCCGGTCGCCTCCGCCCCTCCCTCGACGCCCGAGGAGATCGCGGCCTTCCGCGCCCGCCTGGCCCGCAGCCCGGCGGCAGCGCCTCTCGTCTCGACGGACGGCACGGCGCTGGCCATGGTCGTCACCCTGGAGCCCGACATGGCCTACGGCCAAGAGTTCAACCAGGTCGTCGCACCCCGGCTGGAGGCCGTGGTGGCCGCCCATCGCGGCCCCGAGTCCGTCCGGGTGGTGGGGCAGCCCTACCTCAGCTACACCATCTCCCACAGCATCCGCCGGGACCTCTTCTTCCTCTTCCCGCTGGCGGTGCTGGTGGTGCTCGCGAGCCTCTACGCCAGCTTCCGCACGCCGGCGGCCCTCGTCTTGCCGATGGTGCCCGTGGGCATGGGGCTGGTCTGGGTACTGGGCCTGATGGCGGCCCTGGGGTATCGCCTCTCCATCGTGTCGGCCGCCCTGCCCGTGCTCCTGGTCGTGGTGGGCAGTGCGAGCGGCATCCACATCCTCAGCCGCTACCAGGGGTTCCGCCAACAGGGCCTGCCCCATCACGAGGCCGTGCGGCGCGTCGTCCACTCCCTGAGCGCCGCGCTGGTGATGGTGTCGCTGACGGATGCGGCCGGCTTCGCCTCGCTGGTCACCGCCTTCGCACGACCGGTTCGTGAGTTCGGCGTCTTTACGGCCGTGGCCGTCCTCTTCGCGTTGCTGGCGAGCCTCGCCGCCGTGCCGGCCATCCTCGCGTTGCGGGAGCCCTCCATGCCGACCAGGCGTGCCGGTGGGCCGAGCGGTGCCACCGGGCGTCGAGACCAGGAGCCGGGCCAGGGCCTCGGCCCCGCGACCCCATGGCAGCACCAGGCCCGGCGGCTCTCGGCGGCCATGACGAGGCCCACCGGCGTCGCCATCATCGCCGCCGGGGTGCTGGTGGCCCTGGGGCTCGCCACCGGGATCCCCCGGATCCGCATCGAGACCAATCTGCTCGAGTACTTCGGGCCGCAAAACGCGGTGGTGGCCGCGACCCGTGACGTGGAGCGGCTCTTCGGGGGCGCGAGCACGCTCTCCGTCGTGGTCGACACGGGCCAGCCCGACGGGGTCAAGGATCCGACCCTCCTGGAGCGGGTCGATCGCTTCCAGCAGTCCATCGCCGGCATGGAGGCCGTCGCGCAGGTGCAGTCCATCACCGACGTCCTGCGGCAGGTCAACCGGGCCCTTCACGCCGACGACCCCGCGGCCGACCGCATCCCCCCGACGCCCGAGGCGGTGGCCCAGGAGCTGCTGCTCTTCACCTTCCAGGGGGGTAGCGGCCTCGACGCCCTGGTCGACTACGACTACTCCAAGCTGCGCATCATGGCCAGGGTCGCCACCTTGCCGACGCACGAGTCGCGTGCGCTGGTGGAGGCCATCGAGGCCGAGGCCCGGGACGCCTTCGCGGGCCTGCCCGTCGAGGTGACGGTGGCGGGCACCCCTCGCATCGTGGTACGCCTGCAGGAGCGCTTCGTCTCGAGCCAGTTACAGAGCATCGCCCTAGCCTTCGTGGTGGTGGCCGTCATCGTGGCCCTGTTGATGCGCTCGTGGCGGGCGGGCCTTCTCGCCTTGATGCCCCTGGTCCTGACCGTTGCGGTGCAATTCGGCGTGATGGGCTTCGCGGGCATCGCGCTGGACATCGCCACCTCCATGATCGCGGCCATCACCATCGGAGTGGGGGTCGACTACGGCATCCACCTCATCAGCCGCTATCGCCAGGAACGGCGAGCCGGCCTGCCCGCCGGCCCTGCCCTGGAGGCGACGCTGGCGAGCACGGGGCGAGCGGTCGCAGTCAACGCCGTGACGCTGTCGGCCGGCTTCGCGGTGCTCATCTTCTCGGACTTCCGGGCGGTCTCGGTGCTGGGGCTGCTGCTGGCGCTGACCATGCTGGTCTCGGCTCTGGCCACCTTGCTGCCCCTGGCGGCCAGCCTGGTACGGGTCGCCGACGAGGACGTCCGGCGGGAGGCGGGTGCGGCTCACGGTCTCTCGGGCGGCCAGGCGCGCGCCGGCACCCTCCCCCCGAGGAGGCCGCAGGCGTAG
- a CDS encoding TetR/AcrR family transcriptional regulator translates to MQARVASPTGQTILDAAYRCMVRNGYAAVSMRQIAREAGVALSQLHYYFRSKDHLLVEVLRRTMEQHVRETVSRLAELPPERRVHGLLALIRTKLRQDPGWFRLLFDSLVLASRDPEARQQVRRLFQELSEEAGRRFPQLWQMSATGRAGTVRGRLQPWPGALSPTALGRVVVATLYGLALQLLVEGADQASEPLWFGELMAAVSPAGQ, encoded by the coding sequence ATGCAGGCCAGGGTTGCCAGCCCCACGGGCCAGACGATCCTCGACGCGGCGTACCGCTGCATGGTCCGCAACGGATACGCGGCGGTCTCCATGCGCCAGATCGCCCGGGAGGCGGGCGTGGCTCTCAGCCAGCTGCACTACTACTTCCGCTCCAAGGACCACCTCCTCGTGGAGGTGCTGCGCCGCACCATGGAGCAGCACGTGCGGGAGACGGTGAGCCGGCTGGCGGAGCTGCCCCCCGAGCGGCGCGTGCACGGGCTGCTGGCCCTGATCCGCACCAAGCTGCGGCAGGACCCCGGCTGGTTCCGGTTGCTCTTCGACAGCCTGGTCCTGGCCTCCCGTGACCCCGAGGCTCGCCAGCAGGTCCGGCGGCTCTTCCAGGAGCTGTCCGAGGAGGCGGGCCGTCGGTTTCCGCAACTGTGGCAGATGTCCGCAACGGGTCGGGCCGGGACGGTTCGAGGCCGCCTGCAGCCCTGGCCAGGCGCCCTGAGCCCGACCGCGCTGGGGCGGGTCGTGGTCGCCACGCTGTACGGCCTGGCCTTGCAGCTGCTGGTGGAGGGCGCGGACCAGGCCTCGGAGCCCCTCTGGTTCGGTGAGCTGATGGCCGCGGTGAGTCCCGCCGGGCAGTAG
- a CDS encoding xylulokinase — protein MARTTLLAIDVGTTACKAALVDTEGTVVAVGQAEYPTHHPRPLWAEQDPEDWWQAAIAATRAALEAAEASTPEVAAIALSSQRETVALTDRDGRPLARAISWMDRRGAEEIGALVRRWGAEAIHRATGMVPDATFTLAKLLWLKRHEPALLARTRWLLQPRDFVAHRLTGRFVTDPSLASRTMMWEMERGRWWAPAFDEIGIDPERFPPVTPSHAVVGGLSPEAGRALGLRAGVPVVTGGGDRCCEALGVGLVAGEAMESTGTTSNLSTVASSLPAQRDPRLTYTAHVLPGQWLAEQGLNATGAILRWLRALAYAEEHRRAREAGEDVYRLMGEEAARVPAGAEGLVMLPYFMGARAPRWQPLARGALVGLTLEHGRAHLVRAALESVAYELRACRTVLEEAGLSPTTVVAMGGGARSRLWLEIKAAVMGMPVRTPRVGLAASLGAAVLAGWGIGLFSEPVATARRFNPGAFTVTPEPALRATYEALARRYERLVRRMLALYEEIE, from the coding sequence ATGGCCCGCACGACCCTGCTCGCGATCGACGTGGGGACCACCGCCTGCAAGGCCGCCCTGGTCGACACCGAGGGGACGGTGGTGGCGGTGGGGCAGGCCGAGTATCCCACCCACCACCCGAGACCTCTGTGGGCCGAGCAAGACCCCGAGGATTGGTGGCAGGCCGCCATCGCCGCGACGCGCGCGGCCCTCGAGGCTGCCGAAGCGTCCACCCCCGAGGTGGCGGCCATCGCCTTGAGCTCCCAGCGGGAGACGGTCGCGCTGACCGACCGGGACGGCCGCCCTCTGGCTCGTGCCATCTCGTGGATGGACCGGCGAGGCGCCGAGGAGATCGGCGCGCTCGTGCGGCGATGGGGGGCCGAGGCCATCCACCGTGCCACCGGCATGGTGCCCGACGCGACCTTCACGCTGGCCAAGCTCCTGTGGCTCAAGCGCCACGAGCCGGCCCTGCTGGCCCGGACCCGATGGCTGCTGCAGCCCCGCGACTTCGTCGCGCACCGGCTCACGGGTCGCTTCGTGACGGACCCTTCCCTGGCGAGTCGCACCATGATGTGGGAGATGGAGCGGGGCCGCTGGTGGGCGCCGGCCTTCGACGAGATCGGCATCGACCCCGAGCGCTTCCCACCCGTGACGCCGTCGCACGCCGTCGTGGGAGGCCTCTCCCCGGAGGCGGGCCGCGCCCTGGGGCTTCGCGCAGGCGTGCCGGTGGTGACGGGCGGAGGCGATCGCTGCTGCGAGGCCTTGGGGGTCGGCCTCGTGGCCGGCGAGGCCATGGAGTCGACGGGGACCACCTCCAACCTCTCGACCGTCGCTTCCTCGCTCCCGGCCCAAAGAGACCCACGTCTGACGTACACCGCCCACGTGCTGCCCGGGCAGTGGCTGGCGGAGCAGGGACTCAACGCCACGGGCGCGATCCTGCGATGGTTGCGGGCGCTGGCCTACGCTGAGGAGCATCGTCGAGCCCGAGAGGCCGGAGAGGACGTCTACCGACTCATGGGCGAGGAGGCGGCCAGGGTGCCGGCGGGCGCGGAGGGGCTCGTGATGCTCCCCTACTTCATGGGGGCCCGAGCGCCGCGATGGCAACCCCTGGCCCGGGGCGCGCTGGTCGGCCTGACCCTCGAGCATGGCCGGGCGCACCTGGTGCGGGCGGCCCTGGAGAGCGTCGCCTACGAGCTACGGGCCTGCCGCACGGTGCTGGAGGAGGCGGGCCTGTCGCCCACCACCGTCGTGGCCATGGGAGGCGGTGCTCGTAGCCGTCTGTGGCTCGAGATCAAGGCGGCGGTCATGGGGATGCCCGTGCGCACGCCCAGGGTGGGGCTGGCGGCCTCGCTGGGAGCGGCGGTCCTGGCGGGGTGGGGCATCGGCCTCTTCTCGGAACCGGTCGCGACGGCCCGGCGCTTCAACCCCGGGGCGTTCACGGTCACCCCGGAGCCGGCCCTGCGGGCGACTTACGAGGCGCTGGCCCGCCGCTACGAGCGTCTCGTGCGGCGCATGCTGGCGCTCTATGAGGAGATCGAGTGA
- a CDS encoding outer membrane lipoprotein-sorting protein, translated as MTCISIARSRPAARGHTGGRWWVASVLSAVTLGLLAAAGGASAAAAELSAAEILDRVAGTGVLSGSGQARLELVTENRRGQQRAYRLQIYRAEGPDGSDRQLLEYLEPADVRGTKLLSLGQPDGEAQIWLYLPALGRERRVAGADVQQSFMGTDFTYEEIAGGATYKTDYASERLPDAELDGQPVYVVRLVPKDPSSRYGSVQMWIDQATFVPRRIDFYDKRGELEKRLSADDLRQGDDGGWMPHLITMANAKAQTRTIVRVLEYQPGQVPEEYFTVRYLRR; from the coding sequence ATGACGTGCATCTCCATCGCACGGTCCCGTCCGGCAGCCCGGGGCCATACCGGGGGCCGATGGTGGGTGGCCTCGGTCCTGTCGGCCGTCACCCTCGGGCTGCTGGCCGCCGCCGGCGGGGCGAGTGCCGCGGCGGCGGAGCTATCGGCCGCTGAGATCCTGGACCGGGTGGCCGGCACGGGTGTCCTGAGCGGGAGCGGCCAGGCCCGCCTCGAGCTGGTGACGGAGAATCGCCGGGGCCAGCAGCGGGCCTACCGCCTGCAGATCTACCGGGCCGAGGGGCCCGACGGCTCGGACCGCCAGCTCCTGGAGTACCTGGAGCCGGCCGACGTGCGCGGCACCAAGCTCCTGAGCCTCGGCCAGCCCGACGGCGAGGCGCAGATCTGGCTCTACCTGCCCGCCCTGGGGCGGGAGCGCCGCGTCGCCGGCGCCGACGTGCAGCAGTCGTTCATGGGGACCGACTTTACCTACGAGGAGATCGCAGGAGGCGCCACCTACAAGACCGACTACGCCTCCGAGCGTCTGCCCGACGCGGAGCTCGACGGGCAGCCCGTCTACGTGGTGCGGCTCGTCCCCAAGGACCCCTCGAGCCGGTACGGCTCGGTGCAGATGTGGATCGACCAGGCCACCTTCGTGCCGAGGCGCATCGACTTCTACGACAAGCGAGGAGAGCTCGAGAAGCGACTGAGCGCGGACGACCTGCGCCAGGGCGACGACGGCGGGTGGATGCCCCATCTCATCACCATGGCCAACGCCAAGGCTCAGACCCGCACCATCGTGCGGGTGCTGGAGT
- a CDS encoding methyl-accepting chemotaxis protein: protein MTFLRNLRVSIKVLLIVAINVTISVVIGAWAIRGMGTMEQALERVYQGDVLALEAASQAERAARRIAVEGLTMALAAASGATSDLATYEANIRGYQADFQAAVESYLATSPSSGERQLVERIMATWEPYVRAVAGFTALARSGADTAAVIQALERDVVPLRQTLMSQIEELQGLNVDAARQRHDDNQRLYGSTRSGLLALIVVGAVLGIAVSMGMARLVTRPLGAMVAGAQRMAVGDLTRRVGHAGRDEVGMAARALDEAAEGLLRLIRTVRQSAEQVASASEELASSAEEVGRAVEQVAETVDQMAKGGQRQSAAAGTTSENARAMGEMVREVAEATRQMAEQADQAARLARDGQAALGAITQRMAHIEETVGESGRAVQDLGQRSQRIGQIVDVITGIAEQTNLLALNAAIEAARAGEQGRGFAVVAEEVRKLAEQSRQAAAQIATLVSEIREEVERAVRNTQAGSLAVAEGVQEVEASGQTFEAITHAVNRMVEQLHQVSATAQRMAEAGDQVVKAVDEIAAITEENAAGAQEVASTTQEQSSAVQEIASSAGSLADMAQALMKAVEAFKV, encoded by the coding sequence TTGACCTTCCTGCGCAACCTGCGCGTCTCGATCAAGGTCCTGCTCATCGTAGCCATCAACGTCACCATCTCGGTGGTCATCGGGGCTTGGGCCATCCGGGGCATGGGCACCATGGAGCAGGCCCTCGAGCGCGTCTACCAGGGCGACGTGCTGGCGTTGGAGGCGGCCTCCCAGGCGGAGCGGGCGGCGCGCCGCATCGCCGTCGAGGGCCTGACCATGGCCCTGGCCGCCGCCTCCGGAGCCACCTCGGACCTGGCCACCTATGAGGCCAACATCCGGGGCTACCAGGCCGACTTCCAGGCGGCCGTCGAGTCGTACCTGGCCACCTCCCCGTCGTCCGGCGAGCGGCAGCTCGTGGAGCGCATCATGGCGACCTGGGAGCCCTACGTGCGGGCCGTCGCTGGATTCACCGCCCTGGCCCGCAGCGGCGCAGACACCGCCGCCGTCATCCAGGCCCTCGAGCGGGACGTAGTCCCCCTTCGCCAGACGCTGATGAGCCAGATCGAGGAGCTCCAGGGGCTCAACGTCGACGCGGCCCGCCAGCGCCACGACGACAATCAGCGGCTCTACGGCTCCACCCGCTCGGGGCTCCTCGCGCTCATCGTGGTCGGCGCCGTGCTGGGCATCGCGGTCAGCATGGGCATGGCTCGCCTGGTGACCCGGCCGCTTGGCGCCATGGTGGCCGGAGCCCAGCGCATGGCGGTCGGTGACCTGACCCGGCGCGTCGGCCACGCTGGCCGAGACGAGGTGGGGATGGCCGCCCGGGCGCTGGACGAGGCGGCCGAGGGGTTGCTGCGGCTGATCCGTACCGTCCGCCAGAGCGCCGAGCAGGTCGCATCGGCTTCGGAGGAGCTGGCCAGCTCGGCCGAGGAGGTGGGCCGCGCCGTCGAGCAGGTGGCCGAGACGGTGGACCAGATGGCCAAGGGCGGTCAGCGCCAGTCGGCCGCGGCCGGCACCACCTCCGAAAACGCCCGGGCCATGGGCGAGATGGTGCGGGAGGTCGCGGAGGCCACCCGCCAGATGGCCGAGCAGGCCGACCAGGCCGCCCGCCTCGCCCGCGACGGCCAGGCGGCCCTGGGTGCCATCACCCAGCGCATGGCGCACATCGAGGAGACCGTGGGCGAGTCCGGCCGGGCCGTTCAGGACCTGGGTCAGCGTTCGCAGCGGATCGGCCAGATCGTCGACGTCATCACGGGCATCGCCGAGCAGACCAATCTCCTGGCCCTCAACGCGGCCATCGAGGCAGCCCGCGCCGGCGAGCAGGGCCGCGGGTTCGCGGTCGTAGCCGAGGAGGTCCGCAAGCTCGCCGAGCAGTCACGGCAAGCCGCCGCCCAGATCGCCACCCTGGTGAGCGAGATCCGCGAGGAGGTGGAGCGGGCAGTGCGCAACACCCAGGCCGGCTCCCTGGCGGTGGCCGAGGGCGTCCAGGAGGTGGAGGCCTCGGGCCAGACCTTCGAGGCCATCACCCACGCCGTGAATCGCATGGTGGAGCAGCTCCACCAGGTAAGTGCAACCGCTCAGCGCATGGCCGAGGCCGGTGACCAGGTGGTCAAGGCGGTGGACGAAATCGCCGCCATCACGGAGGAAAACGCCGCGGGCGCCCAAGAAGTGGCTTCCACCACCCAGGAGCAGTCGTCGGCGGTGCAGGAGATCGCCAGCTCCGCAGGCTCCCTGGCGGACATGGCCCAGGCCTTGATGAAGGCCGTCGAGGCCTTCAAGGTCTGA